In one window of Ruminococcus hominis DNA:
- a CDS encoding YkgJ family cysteine cluster protein, with product MKRNVELSEISDGRLYTANDMVKADCFDCQGCSACCHGMGTSIVLDPMDIWRLQRGIGLDFAALMEEYIELNVVDGMILPNLKLAGQTEACAFLNAEGRCSVHEFRPGICRLFPLGRYYEEEGFKYFLQIYECKKENRGKVKIKKWLGIPNLSAYEKYIADWHRFLLDCEAGIQTLDEENTRILNLYVLKMFYQTAYESEEFYGEFYERLQQVKNTLGI from the coding sequence ATGAAACGGAATGTTGAGTTGAGTGAGATTTCAGATGGAAGATTATATACAGCAAATGATATGGTAAAAGCAGACTGCTTTGACTGTCAGGGGTGTTCGGCGTGCTGCCATGGGATGGGAACTTCCATAGTATTAGATCCGATGGATATCTGGCGTCTGCAAAGAGGGATTGGATTGGATTTTGCGGCACTCATGGAGGAATATATTGAGCTCAATGTAGTGGATGGTATGATTCTGCCTAATTTAAAATTAGCAGGACAGACAGAGGCGTGTGCATTTTTAAATGCCGAAGGACGTTGCAGCGTACATGAATTTCGTCCGGGAATTTGCAGATTATTTCCGTTGGGACGTTATTATGAAGAGGAAGGATTCAAATATTTTTTACAAATTTATGAATGTAAAAAAGAAAATCGCGGAAAAGTAAAGATTAAAAAATGGCTGGGAATTCCAAATCTGTCAGCATACGAGAAATACATAGCAGACTGGCACCGGTTTTTGCTGGATTGTGAAGCAGGAATACAGACTTTGGATGAAGAGAATACAAGAATTTTAAATCTATATGTTTTGAAAATGTTTTACCAGACAGCATATGAGAGTGAAGAATTCTATGGAGAATTTTATGAAAGGCTTCAGCAAGTGAAAAATACACTTGGAATTTAA
- a CDS encoding 4'-phosphopantetheinyl transferase family protein, with translation MEQVKIYQLDVTKFEDPQCFQKHYAMLSKGRQKKIDAYRVDNAKRLSLGAGVLLERGLREYNICERNVKIKTGENGKPYLEEYPEIHFNLSHSGNMVFAVFSDREVGCDIEEIGKPQEKLAERFFCPEEYEYLMKIEDEHRRCEEFYRLWTLKESFMKVTGLGMKLPLDSFCFQLGERVEIRQHINKEEYDFQELEITDKKGTKYKAAICLCVKK, from the coding sequence ATGGAACAAGTGAAAATATATCAGTTGGATGTTACAAAATTCGAAGATCCGCAGTGCTTTCAGAAACATTATGCGATGCTTTCAAAGGGCAGGCAGAAGAAAATCGATGCATATCGGGTGGACAACGCGAAAAGATTATCTCTTGGGGCAGGCGTTTTGCTGGAGCGGGGGCTACGAGAATATAATATTTGCGAGCGTAATGTGAAAATTAAAACAGGAGAGAATGGAAAGCCCTATCTGGAAGAATATCCGGAGATTCATTTTAATTTATCACATTCCGGAAATATGGTTTTTGCAGTGTTTTCAGACCGGGAAGTAGGGTGTGATATCGAAGAAATCGGAAAACCGCAAGAAAAATTGGCGGAACGCTTTTTTTGTCCGGAAGAATATGAGTATTTGATGAAAATAGAGGATGAACATAGACGATGTGAAGAATTTTATCGTTTGTGGACATTAAAAGAAAGTTTTATGAAAGTGACAGGTCTTGGAATGAAATTGCCATTGGATTCGTTTTGCTTTCAATTAGGAGAACGTGTTGAGATAAGACAACATATAAATAAAGAAGAATATGATTTTCAAGAGTTGGAAATAACAGATAAAAAAGGAACAAAATATAAAGCAGCAATATGTTTATGCGTAAAGAAATGA
- a CDS encoding SGNH/GDSL hydrolase family protein, with amino-acid sequence MRQHKWRTGRILGIVMAAAMLGSIATPICAVAEESEAVEMQDDGILEYVALGDSISNGYSADPESEIISYPQLIAHDLEEMAGEDVELSKDTKNGLTTTKLNSVILKRKQVQESLKKADFVTVTIGANDLMNQFKKVSKEILNNNTKFSTANQALAALQDGIKANPLLLVKVVSAISNWDYTSFEDDWKLTMENIDSMRPANSEMIVTTIYNPVESMELPGTLNSIVEGLISKMNDIIVSYADDYDYKVVELLDSGIGEKVQSDGLHPNQEGQQLICDLMEETATSEPFEAIREYREEQEREKQEALKAAKRQKEQEEAEKKALEEKKERRKTVVSCVSLAVAVGLMALLRKKTENEERNKQSGKK; translated from the coding sequence ATGAGACAACATAAGTGGAGAACAGGAAGAATATTAGGAATAGTAATGGCGGCAGCTATGCTGGGCAGTATCGCTACACCGATTTGTGCGGTGGCGGAAGAATCAGAAGCAGTTGAAATGCAAGATGATGGTATTTTAGAGTATGTCGCTTTGGGAGACAGTATTTCAAATGGATATAGTGCAGATCCAGAATCAGAGATTATTAGTTATCCGCAATTGATTGCACATGATTTGGAAGAAATGGCGGGAGAAGATGTTGAGCTGTCAAAAGATACAAAGAACGGATTGACAACAACGAAGCTGAATTCTGTTATTTTGAAAAGAAAACAAGTGCAGGAGTCTTTAAAAAAAGCTGATTTTGTGACGGTGACGATTGGGGCAAATGATCTTATGAATCAGTTTAAAAAGGTATCAAAAGAAATTTTGAACAATAATACCAAGTTTTCAACGGCAAATCAGGCCTTAGCGGCGTTGCAAGACGGAATTAAGGCAAATCCGCTGCTGCTTGTAAAAGTAGTCAGCGCAATCAGCAATTGGGATTACACCTCATTTGAAGACGATTGGAAGCTTACAATGGAAAATATTGATTCGATGCGACCGGCAAATAGCGAGATGATAGTTACAACAATCTACAATCCGGTAGAAAGCATGGAGCTTCCCGGAACATTGAACAGTATTGTTGAAGGTCTGATTTCAAAGATGAATGATATCATTGTATCTTACGCTGATGATTATGATTATAAGGTAGTGGAGCTGTTAGATTCCGGTATAGGAGAAAAAGTGCAGTCAGATGGACTTCATCCAAACCAGGAAGGGCAACAGCTGATATGTGATTTGATGGAAGAAACTGCAACCTCAGAGCCATTTGAGGCAATAAGAGAATACCGGGAAGAACAGGAACGGGAGAAACAGGAAGCTCTGAAAGCAGCAAAACGTCAGAAGGAGCAGGAAGAAGCAGAAAAGAAAGCTCTGGAAGAAAAAAAAGAGAGAAGAAAGACAGTGGTAAGCTGTGTATCACTCGCAGTTGCAGTTGGTCTTATGGCATTATTGCGTAAGAAAACAGAAAATGAAGAAAGAAATAAACAGAGTGGTAAAAAGTGA
- a CDS encoding endonuclease III domain-containing protein, producing MRKKELAAEVIARLKKEYPDAGCTLDYDDAWKLLVSVRLAAQCTDARVNVVVEGLFEKYPSVNALAEADVEDIEAIVRPCGLGKSKARDISACMKMIKEEYGGKVPDDFDELLKLPGVGRKSANLIMGDVYGKPAIVTDTHCIRLTNRIGLVDGIKEPKKVEMALWKIIPPEEGSDFCHRLVYHGREVCTARTKPHCDKCCLEDICKKKGV from the coding sequence GTGAGAAAAAAAGAATTGGCGGCAGAGGTAATCGCACGTTTAAAAAAAGAATATCCAGATGCAGGGTGTACATTGGATTATGATGATGCATGGAAACTACTTGTTAGTGTGCGCCTGGCTGCACAATGTACGGATGCAAGAGTAAATGTGGTTGTGGAAGGATTGTTTGAAAAATATCCAAGTGTAAATGCATTGGCGGAGGCAGATGTAGAGGACATTGAAGCGATAGTGCGTCCGTGTGGTCTTGGAAAGAGTAAGGCAAGAGATATTAGTGCCTGCATGAAGATGATAAAAGAAGAATACGGTGGAAAAGTCCCGGATGATTTTGATGAACTGTTGAAACTTCCGGGAGTTGGAAGAAAAAGTGCAAATCTGATCATGGGAGATGTGTATGGAAAACCGGCAATTGTGACAGACACACATTGCATCCGCCTGACAAATCGCATTGGATTAGTTGACGGCATAAAGGAACCAAAGAAAGTAGAGATGGCATTATGGAAAATCATTCCGCCGGAAGAAGGAAGCGATTTCTGTCACAGACTCGTATATCATGGGAGGGAAGTCTGCACAGCACGAACAAAACCACATTGTGATAAATGTTGTCTCGAAGATATTTGCAAGAAAAAAGGTGTTTAA
- a CDS encoding M18 family aminopeptidase, giving the protein MKAVNEKDIEITKELFEFIEKSPTAFHAVEQMKNRLDKEGYQQLLEGKKWELQSKEKYYVIRNSSAIIAFRIPETKPQGFQIMASHSDSPTFRIKENPEMKVEQAYVKLNVEKYGGMLCAPWFDRPLSVAGRVIIKEGNRLVSKLVSIDRDLLMIPNLAIHMNRDANNNYQYNVQKDMLPLFSMSGEEGEFAQMIADEAGVEKEQIIGNDLYLYNRQNGSIWGANQEFLSIGRLDDLQCAFASLKGFLQAETKNSIPVHCVYDNEEVGSETKQGAASTFLYDTLYRINESLEGNDSDYHRLLASSFMVSADNAHAVHPNYADKACPTNRPLLNEGVVIKISANQKYTTDGMAFAVFKQICEKANVPTQVFHNRSDILGGSTLGNISGNQVAVNSVDIGLPQLAMHSPYETAGIKDTGYLVEAAKTFFETSCVETEYGVYELQ; this is encoded by the coding sequence ATGAAAGCAGTAAACGAAAAAGACATTGAAATAACAAAAGAATTATTTGAGTTTATAGAAAAAAGTCCAACTGCATTTCATGCTGTAGAACAGATGAAAAACAGATTGGATAAAGAAGGCTATCAGCAATTGCTGGAAGGAAAAAAATGGGAATTGCAGAGCAAAGAAAAATATTATGTAATTCGAAATAGCTCAGCAATCATTGCATTTCGCATACCAGAAACAAAACCACAGGGATTTCAGATTATGGCAAGCCATAGCGATTCACCAACATTTCGTATTAAAGAAAATCCGGAAATGAAGGTGGAACAGGCATATGTGAAATTGAACGTAGAAAAATATGGCGGGATGCTCTGTGCACCATGGTTTGACAGACCGCTGTCGGTTGCCGGCCGAGTAATCATAAAGGAAGGAAATAGGCTTGTGAGCAAGCTGGTTTCGATAGACCGCGATCTTTTGATGATTCCAAATCTCGCCATTCATATGAATCGTGATGCAAATAACAACTATCAATATAATGTACAGAAAGATATGCTGCCATTATTTTCAATGTCAGGTGAAGAGGGTGAATTTGCACAGATGATCGCGGATGAAGCCGGGGTGGAAAAAGAGCAAATCATAGGCAATGATTTGTATTTGTACAATCGCCAGAACGGAAGTATATGGGGTGCAAACCAGGAATTTTTATCAATTGGACGACTGGATGACTTACAGTGTGCATTTGCTTCGTTAAAAGGATTTTTGCAGGCAGAGACAAAGAACAGTATACCGGTTCATTGTGTCTATGATAATGAAGAAGTCGGAAGCGAAACAAAGCAAGGAGCAGCATCTACATTTTTATATGATACGTTGTATAGAATCAATGAGAGCCTGGAAGGAAATGACAGCGACTACCACAGATTACTTGCATCAAGTTTTATGGTGTCAGCAGATAATGCACATGCCGTACATCCAAATTATGCAGATAAAGCCTGCCCGACAAACCGTCCGTTGTTAAACGAAGGTGTTGTGATTAAAATCAGTGCAAATCAAAAATATACAACAGACGGAATGGCATTTGCTGTATTTAAACAAATCTGTGAAAAGGCAAATGTTCCGACACAGGTTTTCCATAATCGTTCAGATATACTGGGAGGTTCTACGCTTGGAAATATTTCCGGTAATCAGGTGGCTGTGAACAGTGTTGATATCGGACTCCCACAGCTGGCAATGCATTCACCATATGAGACTGCGGGAATAAAAGATACAGGATATCTTGTAGAGGCGGCAAAAACATTTTTTGAAACATCGTGTGTAGAGACGGAATATGGAGTGTACGAGCTGCAATAA
- the fliB gene encoding flagellin lysine-N-methylase — protein MLYTRPDYYKEFTCTAEQCEDTCCAGWQIVIDSASMKKYRGEKSAYKKKLHRSIHWLQKTFKQDKEKRCAFLTEENLCDMYLNLGEKSLCRTCRQYPRHMEEFENVREASLSLSCPEVAKLLLSRKEKVKFQYRETEEEEEWDDFSPFLYSQLVDARELMIELLQNRKLSIENRIVLCLGLAYDMQNRIDADELFGCGDVIENYRKQAYFSSAGRKVDRYRKNIKAQYQFAHRVIEDLYQLELLKEEWDMLLQEAQVRLFGKGEDVYAEIMDEFSEWIQTEYQWDWNIQCEQLMVYFIYTYFCGAVYDERILVNAEMAVAAVSVIWNLMAATWLKNEKQLDLEDVCSIAYRYSRELEHSDENLKRYWNILDEEKLLFR, from the coding sequence ATGTTATATACAAGACCGGATTATTATAAAGAATTTACATGTACAGCGGAACAATGCGAAGATACTTGCTGTGCCGGCTGGCAGATTGTAATTGATTCTGCATCGATGAAAAAATATCGAGGCGAAAAAAGTGCGTACAAAAAGAAACTTCACCGTTCCATACACTGGCTTCAAAAAACATTTAAACAAGATAAAGAAAAAAGATGTGCTTTTTTAACAGAAGAAAATTTGTGTGATATGTATTTGAATCTTGGAGAAAAAAGCTTATGCAGAACATGCAGACAGTATCCAAGACATATGGAAGAATTTGAAAATGTAAGAGAGGCGTCCCTGTCGCTTTCCTGTCCGGAAGTCGCAAAGCTGCTGCTTTCAAGGAAAGAAAAGGTGAAATTTCAATATCGTGAAACAGAAGAAGAGGAAGAATGGGACGATTTTTCACCATTTCTCTATTCCCAGTTAGTGGATGCCAGAGAGCTGATGATCGAGTTGCTGCAGAATCGGAAATTGTCGATTGAAAATAGAATCGTTTTATGCCTTGGGCTGGCCTATGATATGCAAAATCGCATTGATGCAGATGAGTTGTTCGGCTGCGGAGATGTAATTGAAAATTATCGCAAGCAGGCATATTTTTCATCGGCTGGCAGAAAAGTTGATAGATATAGAAAAAATATAAAAGCACAATATCAGTTTGCACATAGAGTGATAGAAGATTTATATCAATTGGAGCTTTTGAAAGAAGAGTGGGATATGCTTCTTCAAGAGGCACAAGTCCGCCTGTTTGGAAAAGGTGAAGATGTGTATGCAGAGATTATGGATGAATTTAGCGAGTGGATTCAGACAGAGTATCAGTGGGACTGGAACATTCAGTGCGAACAATTGATGGTGTATTTTATTTACACATATTTTTGTGGAGCTGTTTATGATGAACGCATTTTGGTAAATGCAGAGATGGCGGTGGCGGCAGTCAGTGTTATCTGGAATTTGATGGCGGCAACCTGGCTGAAAAATGAGAAGCAGCTTGATCTGGAAGATGTGTGCAGTATTGCGTATCGATATTCAAGAGAGTTAGAGCACTCGGATGAGAACTTGAAACGATATTGGAATATATTAGATGAAGAAAAATTGTTATTCAGGTAG
- the rplM gene encoding 50S ribosomal protein L13 produces MKTYMANPDKIERKWYVVDAEGQTLGRMASEIAKVLRGKNKPEYTPHVDTGDYVVVVNAEKVKVSGKKLQQKIYYNHSDYVGGMKETTLAEMMAKKPEKVIELAVKGMLPKGPMGRDMIKKLHVYAGPEHKQQAQKPEVLTF; encoded by the coding sequence ATGAAAACTTATATGGCTAACCCAGACAAGATTGAAAGAAAATGGTATGTGGTTGACGCTGAAGGTCAGACATTAGGACGTATGGCTTCAGAAATCGCAAAAGTGTTAAGAGGTAAAAACAAACCAGAATACACACCACACGTTGATACAGGTGATTATGTAGTAGTTGTTAATGCAGAGAAAGTTAAAGTTTCAGGAAAGAAACTTCAGCAGAAAATCTATTACAACCACTCTGATTATGTAGGAGGAATGAAAGAGACTACATTAGCAGAGATGATGGCTAAGAAACCTGAAAAAGTTATCGAACTCGCTGTTAAAGGAATGCTTCCAAAAGGACCTATGGGAAGAGACATGATTAAGAAACTTCACGTATATGCTGGACCAGAGCACAAACAGCAGGCTCAGAAACCAGAAGTATTGACATTTTAA
- the rpsI gene encoding 30S ribosomal protein S9: MANTKYYGTGRRKKSIARVYLVPGTGKITINKRDIDEYLGLETLKVVVRQPLVATGTVDKFDVIVNVHGGGYTGQAGAIRHGISRALLEADAEYRPVLKKAGYLTRDPRMKERKKYGLKGARRAPQFSKR, encoded by the coding sequence GTGGCTAATACAAAATATTATGGAACAGGAAGAAGAAAAAAATCTATCGCAAGAGTTTACCTTGTACCTGGAACAGGAAAAATTACAATTAATAAAAGAGATATCGACGAGTATTTAGGACTGGAGACACTGAAAGTAGTTGTTCGTCAGCCACTCGTTGCTACAGGAACAGTTGATAAATTTGACGTAATCGTTAACGTTCACGGTGGTGGATACACAGGACAGGCTGGAGCTATCCGTCATGGTATCTCTAGAGCACTTCTTGAGGCTGATGCTGAGTACAGACCAGTTCTTAAGAAAGCTGGATACTTAACACGTGACCCACGTATGAAAGAACGTAAGAAATACGGTCTCAAAGGAGCTCGTAGAGCACCTCAGTTCAGCAAACGTTAA